The following are from one region of the Salvia hispanica cultivar TCC Black 2014 chromosome 1, UniMelb_Shisp_WGS_1.0, whole genome shotgun sequence genome:
- the LOC125205442 gene encoding protein DETOXIFICATION 27-like isoform X1, which produces MEEVNSDPKQPLLLPIPIPIPPGSVKEELKKLWQIAAPSIFCRLAMFSLTIITQSLAGHLGQNQLAAISIVTTVIIAITFGFLLGMASVLEMLCGQAYGGKQYHLLGIYLQRSWVVLFLSSIALLPLFIFLEPMLKLVGQPAPLAELAGQVALWLIPMHLSFAFQFTLTRFLQCQLKTCVVAWVCGAVLVLHVVISWIFVYNMRVGIVGIALTLDFSWWMSVVGMFIYSVCGWCPTSWTGFSREAFDDLWDFFKLSLASGVMLALENFYFRMLVLVSSIKGAEVAVDALSICMSFYGWESMIPMGLYAATGIRVACEIGAGNENSAKLAAKVSVFNSLLIGFLFFVIIIAFPDKIAMIFISSSSVISMVEELALLLAITILFNCIQPILSGVAVGSGWQVWVAYINIGSYYIVGVPLGIFLGWYLHFGLEGIWAGMICGTIVQTLILSIVTVRHPWGKAVKVHSCNSSVHHRTS; this is translated from the exons ATGGAGGAAGTAAACTCTGATCCGAAGCAGCCCTTGCTACTCCCAATCCCAATCCCAATCCCGCCAGGAAGTGTGAAGGAAGAGTTGAAGAAGCTATGGCAAATAGCAGCCCCCTCAATCTTTTGCCGATTGGCTATGTTTTCTCTCACTATCATCACCCAATCTCTCGCCGGCCACCTCGGCCAGAACCAGCTCGCCGCCATCTCCATTGTCACCACCGTCATCATCGCCATCACCTTCGGCTTCTTG CTAGGAATGGCTAGTGTGCTTGAGATGCTGTGTGGACAAGCCTACGGAGGAAAGCAATACCACCTGTTGGGCATATATCTGCAACGCTCGTGGGTGGTGTTGTTTCTAAGCTCAATAGCTCTTCTACctctcttcatttttctcGAACCAATGCTGAAGCTTGTGGGGCAGCCGGCGCCATTAGCAGAGCTGGCGGGTCAGGTGGCGTTATGGCTGATCCCTATGCACTTGAGCTTCGCGTTCCAGTTCACTCTGACAAGGTTCTTGCAGTGCCAGTTGAAGACGTGCGTTGTTGCTTGGGTCTGTGGTGCGGTGCTTGTTCTACACGTGGTAATAAGTTGGATTTTCGTTTATAACATGAGGGTTGGCATTGTGGGGATAGCCCTCACCCTCGATTTCTCGTGGTGGATGTCTGTTGTGGGGATGTTCATCTATAGTGTCTGTGGTTGGTGTCCTACTTCTTGGACTGGCTTCTCGAGGGAGGCTTTCGATGACCTCTGGGATTTCTTTAAACTGTCTCTAGCTTCTGGTGTCATGCTCGC GTTGGAGAATTTTTACTTCAGGATGCTTGTTCTCGTCTCGAGCATCAAAGGGGCGGAGGTTGCTGTCGATGCCTTGTCTATATG CATGAGCTTCTACGGTTGGGAGTCCATGATTCCGATGGGGCTATATGCAGCAACGGG GATCCGTGTAGCGTGTGAAATTGGAGCCGGGAATGAAAACTCTGCAAAGCTTGCTGCTAAAGTTTCCGTCTTCAACTCTCTGTTGATCGGTTTCCTGTTCTTTGTAATAATCATCGCCTTCCCGGACAAGATTGCAATGATCTTCATATCTAGCTCGTCTGTGATCTCGATGGTCGAGGAGCTAGCCTTGTTACTGGCAATAACCATTCTATTCAACTGCATTCAACCCATTCTTTCAG GTGTAGCCGTTGGATCCGGTTGGCAAGTGTGGGTTGCGTACATTAACATCGGGAGCTACTACATCGTTGGGGTACCTCTCGGGATCTTCTTGGGATGGTATCTTCATTTTGGCTTAGAG GGCATATGGGCCGGGATGATCTGTGGGACGATAGTCCAGACGCTGATACTGTCCATCGTCACGGTTAGGCACCCTTGGGGAAAGGCGGTGAAAGTCCATAGTTGCAACTCCTCCGTCCACCACCGGACCTCATGA
- the LOC125200825 gene encoding annexin Gh1-like codes for MSTLCVPAQVPPVSEDCEQLHKAFSGWGTNEDLIISILGRRNASQRKLIRQCYAETYGEDLLKALDKELSNDFERVVLLLALDPPERDAYLANEATKKWTASNRILVEICCTRSPKDLILAREAYHARYKKSLEEDVAYHTKGDFRKLLVPLVSSYRYSGDDVNLHLAKSEAKILREKITAKEYSCDDIIRILTTRSKAQINATLNQYKNEFGNDVNKDLKEDPKDEFLTLLRAAVKCLVYPEKYFEKVLRLAINKLGTDEGALTRVVATRAEVDMQAIKEIYEKRNSVPLDKAICKDTRGDYEKMLLTLIGHVEE; via the exons ATGTCGACTCTCTGCGTTCCAGCTCAGGTCCCCCCAGTCTCCGAAGACTGCGAGCAGCTGCACAAGGCATTCTCAG GATGGGGAACCAACGAGGACTTGATCATATCGATTTTGGGTCGTAGAAATGCCAGCCAACGGAAGCTGATCAGACAATGTTATGCCGAGACTTATGGTGAAGATCTGCTCAAAGCTTTGGACAAGGAACTCTCAAATGACTTTGAG AGAGTTGTGTTGTTGTTGGCACTGGACCCTCCAGAGCGTGATGCCTACTTAGCTAACGAGGCAACGAAGAAGTGGACAGCGAGCAACCGGATCCTCGTGGAGATTTGTTGCACGAGGTCTCCAAAGGATCTGATTCTCGCAAGGGAAGCCTATCACGCTCGTTACAAGAAATCTCTCGAGGAGGACGTTGCTTATCACACGAAAGGAGACTTCCGCAAG CTCTTGGTGCCCTTGGTGAGCTCATACCGTTACAGTGGAGACGACGTGAACCTCCATCTTGCTAAATCGGAAGCCAAGATCCTGCGTGAGAAGATCACTGCAAAGGAATACAGCTGTGATGACATCATCAGAATCTTGACCACGAGGAGCAAGGCGCAGATCAATGCGACACTCAACCAATACAAAAATGAGTTTGGCAACGACGTGAACAAG GACCTGAAAGAAGACCCTAAAGACGAGTTCCTCACGCTACTGAGGGCTGCGGTGAAGTGTTTGGTCTACCCGGAGAAGTACTTCGAGAAGGTGCTCCGCCTTGCAATCAACAAGCTAGGGACGGACGAGGGGGCCCTGACCAGGGTGGTCGCGACAAGGGCAGAGGTGGACATGCAGGCCATTAAGGAAATATACGAGAAACGGAACAGCGTGCCCCTCGACAAAGCCATCTGTAAAGACACCCGTGGCGACTACGAGAAGATGCTGCTGACCCTCATCGGGCATGTCGAAGAATGA
- the LOC125202844 gene encoding uncharacterized protein LOC125202844, whose product MERSTPVRKPHTSTADLLTWSENPPEISPAPPSAARSHQPSDGISKVVFGGQVTDEEVESLNKRKPCSGYKMKEMTGSGIFKGKGENGLSETDEAEETSANKTGLRMYQQALSGVSHISFGDEDTVSPKKPATLPEVAKQRELSGNLESESEAKLQKQLSDAKNKELSGNNIFAPPPEIKARPLGARALALRESITIGEHASNNGAGNGVSTGEPLKTAKKIPDQKFSELSGNNIFKGDGAAASAEKPLSSAKLREMSGSNIFSDGKVESRDYFGGVRKPPGGESSIALV is encoded by the exons ATGGAGAGGAGCACGCCGGTGAGGAAGCCTCACACTTCGACGGCAGATCTGCTCACGTGGTCGGAGAATCCGCCGGAAATCTCGCCGGCGCCGCCTTCCGCCGCCCGCTCTCACCAG CCGTCGGATGGGATCAGCAAGGTGGTGTTTGGAGGTCAGGTTACTGATGAAGAAGTTGAGAGCTTGAATAAGAG GAAGCCGTGTTCCGGTTATAAGATGAAGGAAATGACTGGCAGTGGTATTTTTAAAGGCAAAGGAGAGAATGGATTGTCGGAAACTGATGAAGCCGAAGAAACTTCAGCCAACAAAACTGGACTGCGTATGTATCAG CAAGCATTGTCGGGAGTCAGTCACATCTCCTTTGGTGATGAAGATACAGTTTCTCCCAAGAAACCAGCCACTCTTCCTGAAGTTGCTAAGCAGCGAGAGCTGAGCGGAAATCTAGAGAGCGAATCTGAAGCTAAATTACAAAAGCAACTGTCGGATGCCAAGAACAAGGAGCTCAGTGGCAACAACATCTTTGCTCCTCCTCCTGAAATCAAAGCCCGCCCCTTGGGTGCTCGAGCCTTGGCATTACGAGAGAGCATAACAATTGGAGAACATGCTTCTAACAAT GGTGCTGGCAATGGTGTTTCGACCGGGGAGCCTCTGAAAACAGCAAAGAAGATACCTGACCAGAAATTCTCAGAGCTCTCGGGCAACAACATCTTCAAAGGGGACGGGGCAGCTGCATCGGCCGAGAAGCCACTTAGCTCGGCAAAGCTGCGGGAGATGAGCGGGAGCAACATCTTCTCTGACGGGAAAGTGGAGTCCCGCGACTATTTTGGAGGCGTGCGCAAGCCACCCGGCGGGGAAAGCAGCATTGCCCTGGTGTAA
- the LOC125213420 gene encoding mannose/glucose-specific lectin Cramoll-like, giving the protein MANLNHLQTLIPLLFLLLASAGLARSQTTSFTYDFYGEQPTDLIYQGDAHFPSDSTYLRMTDTDSSGTPLQYRVGRAVYSRPIQFWQAGAQVDLETTIKFIITPKSGDTNPADGFAFFIAPVGSPVGSTGGNFGVFGSGQPPAFAVEFDIFSNPGNDPSYRHVGIDIGSTASKNTTDVGNAILGQEVTARINYGQASKVISVGVAAGSENFEVSYVYDLSNLLPQEVEVGISAATGGQIAVHDLVSWYFTSTLVHTGGGEDSYIRQYV; this is encoded by the coding sequence ATGGCCAACCTAAACCATCTCCAAACCCTAattccactactttttctcctcctcGCCTCGGCCGGCCTTGCCCGGTCGCAGACGACCTCCTTCACGTACGATTTCTACGGTGAGCAGCCGACCGACCTAATCTACCAGGGCGACGCCCACTTCCCCTCCGACTCCACCTACCTCCGCATGACCGACACCGACAGCTCGGGCACCCCGCTCCAGTACCGGGTCGGCCGAGCAGTGTACTCTAGGCCGATCCAGTTCTGGCAAGCCGGGGCCCAGGTGGACCTCGAGACCACCATAAAATTCATCATAACCCCCAAAAGCGGCGACACGAACCCGGCCGACGGATTCGCCTTTTTCATCGCGCCCGTCGGCTCCCCGGTCGGGTCGACCGGGGGCAACTTCGGAGTCTTCGGCTCGGGTCAACCCCCCGCCTTCGCAGTGGAATTCGATATCTTTTCCAACCCCGGGAACGACCCGAGCTACCGCCACGTCGGGATCGACATCGGATCGACTGCTTCGAAGAACACGACCGACGTCGGCAACGCGATTCTCGGGCAGGAGGTGACTGCCCGGATCAACTACGGGCAGGCTTCGAAGGTGATCAGCGTTGGCGTCGCCGCCGGGTCGGAGAATTTTGAGGTGAGCTATGTGTATGATCTGAGCAACCTCCTTCCTCAGGAGGTGGAGGTCGGAATCTCGGCTGCCACCGGAGGGCAGATCGCGGTCCACGACCTCGTATCGTGGTATTTCACCTCCACTCTTGTGCATACCGGCGGCGGCGAGGACAGCTACATTCGCCAATATGTCTGA
- the LOC125205442 gene encoding protein DETOXIFICATION 27-like isoform X2 → MANSSPLNLLPIGYVFSHYHHPISRRPPRPEPARRHLHCHHRHHRHHLRLLGMASVLEMLCGQAYGGKQYHLLGIYLQRSWVVLFLSSIALLPLFIFLEPMLKLVGQPAPLAELAGQVALWLIPMHLSFAFQFTLTRFLQCQLKTCVVAWVCGAVLVLHVVISWIFVYNMRVGIVGIALTLDFSWWMSVVGMFIYSVCGWCPTSWTGFSREAFDDLWDFFKLSLASGVMLALENFYFRMLVLVSSIKGAEVAVDALSICMSFYGWESMIPMGLYAATGIRVACEIGAGNENSAKLAAKVSVFNSLLIGFLFFVIIIAFPDKIAMIFISSSSVISMVEELALLLAITILFNCIQPILSGVAVGSGWQVWVAYINIGSYYIVGVPLGIFLGWYLHFGLEGIWAGMICGTIVQTLILSIVTVRHPWGKAVKVHSCNSSVHHRTS, encoded by the exons ATGGCAAATAGCAGCCCCCTCAATCTTTTGCCGATTGGCTATGTTTTCTCTCACTATCATCACCCAATCTCTCGCCGGCCACCTCGGCCAGAACCAGCTCGCCGCCATCTCCATTGTCACCACCGTCATCATCGCCATCACCTTCGGCTTCTTG GAATGGCTAGTGTGCTTGAGATGCTGTGTGGACAAGCCTACGGAGGAAAGCAATACCACCTGTTGGGCATATATCTGCAACGCTCGTGGGTGGTGTTGTTTCTAAGCTCAATAGCTCTTCTACctctcttcatttttctcGAACCAATGCTGAAGCTTGTGGGGCAGCCGGCGCCATTAGCAGAGCTGGCGGGTCAGGTGGCGTTATGGCTGATCCCTATGCACTTGAGCTTCGCGTTCCAGTTCACTCTGACAAGGTTCTTGCAGTGCCAGTTGAAGACGTGCGTTGTTGCTTGGGTCTGTGGTGCGGTGCTTGTTCTACACGTGGTAATAAGTTGGATTTTCGTTTATAACATGAGGGTTGGCATTGTGGGGATAGCCCTCACCCTCGATTTCTCGTGGTGGATGTCTGTTGTGGGGATGTTCATCTATAGTGTCTGTGGTTGGTGTCCTACTTCTTGGACTGGCTTCTCGAGGGAGGCTTTCGATGACCTCTGGGATTTCTTTAAACTGTCTCTAGCTTCTGGTGTCATGCTCGC GTTGGAGAATTTTTACTTCAGGATGCTTGTTCTCGTCTCGAGCATCAAAGGGGCGGAGGTTGCTGTCGATGCCTTGTCTATATG CATGAGCTTCTACGGTTGGGAGTCCATGATTCCGATGGGGCTATATGCAGCAACGGG GATCCGTGTAGCGTGTGAAATTGGAGCCGGGAATGAAAACTCTGCAAAGCTTGCTGCTAAAGTTTCCGTCTTCAACTCTCTGTTGATCGGTTTCCTGTTCTTTGTAATAATCATCGCCTTCCCGGACAAGATTGCAATGATCTTCATATCTAGCTCGTCTGTGATCTCGATGGTCGAGGAGCTAGCCTTGTTACTGGCAATAACCATTCTATTCAACTGCATTCAACCCATTCTTTCAG GTGTAGCCGTTGGATCCGGTTGGCAAGTGTGGGTTGCGTACATTAACATCGGGAGCTACTACATCGTTGGGGTACCTCTCGGGATCTTCTTGGGATGGTATCTTCATTTTGGCTTAGAG GGCATATGGGCCGGGATGATCTGTGGGACGATAGTCCAGACGCTGATACTGTCCATCGTCACGGTTAGGCACCCTTGGGGAAAGGCGGTGAAAGTCCATAGTTGCAACTCCTCCGTCCACCACCGGACCTCATGA
- the LOC125213472 gene encoding nudC domain-containing protein 2-like, with translation MAEKLAPEKSHSYIHNGQKVFDWDQTLEEVNMYIELPANVPKKLFHCKIDSKHVEVGIKGNPPYLNHELAFPVKTDCSFWTLEDNIMHITLQKRDKGQTWSSPIMGQAQLDPYNADLEQKRLMLQRFQEENPGFDFSQAQFSGNCPDPMTFMGGIRSG, from the exons ATGGCTGAGAAATTAGCTCCCGAGAAAAGCCACAGCTACATCCACAACG GGCAAAAGGTGTTCGATTGGGATCAAACGCTGGAAGAGGTGAATATGTACATAGAGCTTCCAGCCAACGTTCCAAAGAAGTTATTTCACTGCAAAATTGATTCCAAGCATGTTGAGGTTGGGATCAAAGGGAATCCACCTTACCTTAAT CATGAGCTTGCCTTCCCGGTGAAGACTGATTGTTCGTTTTGGACTCTTG AAGACAATATAATGCACATAACCTTGCAGAAGCGGGACAAAGGTCAGACATGGTCTTCACCGATAATGGGCCAAGCCCAGTTGGATCCTTATAATGCTGACCTCGAACAGAAGCGTCTCATGCTTCAACGGTTTCAAGAAGAG AACCCGGGCTTTGACTTCTCGCAAGCTCAGTTCAGTGGGAATTGCCCTGACCCAATGACCTTCATGGGTGGGATCCGTTCTGGTTGA